Below is a window of Neofelis nebulosa isolate mNeoNeb1 chromosome 8, mNeoNeb1.pri, whole genome shotgun sequence DNA.
AGATTTGGAATGTCCTTCCCCACTTTGTGAGACCAGTAAACtcgtaatttattttttaaggccaagcttaaatgtcaccttctctgtgAGATACCTTCTCACCCAGCAGAATTCATCAGTTTCCTCTGGGGTCCCCTAGAATTACGACGGTATTTCTATCACAGcatttattacattatatgagttaattgtgtgtgtttgttctgCTGAACTATCAACCTCTCAAAAagtgttcctatttttttttatgtcattttgactttctagcacaatgcctggttcCTAGTAGGTGTTCATTAAAtgctctctaaattaattaagGCTAAAGCAGTCCTGCTTTCCTCCATCTATTCTTCCCCTTTTTGTGCCACCTGGATAGCTTCTTACTCAGTTCCATTTGGGAATGTTTTTAATAGTCCTCAGAATACCAATTCTTTCCCTGGCCTCTTTGTGATCTCCCTTGGATGGAGGGCCCCCTTGAGACCCAGCCCACAAAGTACTGTTGCAACTCACATGGGCTAACTGCTTTTCCTGTCACCCGTTACTATGCTCAGATGGCCTAATCACACCCAATATGTGGCCCTCCCACCTTAACACTGAAGCaactgtggcttaaaacaagTTCCCTGAGTTTTCAGTTAAGGTTAAGTGTTCAAAAAACTTTGGGTCATTATCTCTATTAATTCCTGAACTTGAGaaacacaagttaaaaaaacaaaaaacaaaaaaacccaccatcaCACCACCACAGTTAGAGGACATTCTGAAAAGGTATCCACTGCCCCTAAACCAAAGCTACAGCCTGGCTCAGAAATCTGCATACACTTTGCCCACCTGGTTGGCTTCTTTCTAAGCTCAGTTACTGTTCAATGACTAATTCTTTCCTAAAACACTCTTGGGAAGTGGGAGTGTACTGTGCAGGGTTTTAAGGTATCCTTCCTCCTTGAGGGCTGttgcatttccttattttgagtTTACTGTCTTACACTTTGGTTACTTTCCAATCTGAAATGTTTTAGGATTAGGGAGCAGCCTACACACTTGCTTCTCCTAACTTATATATCCTCAGAAGTCAAATTCGTATCAATGCATACAAATAAGCAAACTACAGAAAAGCAATCCTTGCTCCTGGGCAAGGTGAGAGTTAGAAGATAGGAGGTATGACTTGAAGGACAATGGGAAAGCCCTCTtctccaaatacatttttataattctggATCTGTGTCAGATTGTTTCTTGAAGGTAGACTTGGATTAAAAAGAAggtggaaaagacaaaaaaaaaaaaaaagtctagaagaaAGGGACACGATACCACCAGGATGTAGAAAATGGCAAAGCCTGTAGaggattaaaacacacacatagacacatatcCACACAATTTTCTCTAGGACTGGCTttgcagaaggaaaagaaaaactcctGGGGGACATAATTGAAGTTTGTGAGGGCACTGTACAAAGGCTGGGCACATTAGAGGGCTTCTAGAGCCAGTAAGAACAAATTCAATTAATAAGGTGGTAGTATGAAATGTCCTAGCTGTACTGAGGTTTAGAGGAAAACCAATTTCAAATCCAGAGAAACTTGAGAGCTTCTCACATCActacagaaagacagatacaggGGCCCCTTAGGAGAGCCATTGTCTTCTTTTGGGttaatgaaaagatattcaatgaATGTCTGAACACGCAGAGGCCATGAACCAGAAGACGGAGGTCTCAAATTCCTCACTTTAGCAAAGATGCCAATAATTCTCCCAAACAAAAAGATTTACCTCAATGCTTCTTTCCTGCCCATAAAAAAAGTATTGGCCATCTATTTGGGCATTTCCTAGGATACCTAATGCACAACTGGgggatgctgggggggggggggggggaggtgcggtGCTCTGTGTGTTTTAAGGTGAGGAGGAATAACCCAAAGTATAGCTCTCTGCTTGTGTGAATTTGATAGAAGACAAAATGATCTGTGAAAGGAGCACAATAAATAAGAGAGTATCattccagaagagaaaactggaaagaatgaGAGACCAGAGTTTAGTGGGAACATGAAAACAGAATTGCCTTTGGTGGCACATCCCCCAAAGTAAGATTAGTCTGATCTGTTGTCTCTTATCTCTGACCTTTCTGGATAAAATGAGTGAAGTATGTGTGTGAAGATTTACACTTTTTACACTTCTGTACagcctgaatatttaaaaatatgtacatattactTGTGtaattaagaagaaatataatcataaaatatatttgtataagaGGGTAAAAGGAGGAAGTATAAGGGAAAATCCAATAAACTCCAACTATAGGGGACTAAAGAGATCAGAAgaccattaaaaatatatggggggggggggtggagaatgtGATTCCTGTGCCTTAGTAATCCATCTTTTTCTCTACTCACCCGTTCCTCATATGCCTCACTGTTTGACCCAACTTTTACCTGGGCTCCTGAAGAAGTAGACAAAGAATAGGGGTGATGCCAACCTTCTGGAATGGAATTTCTCACTCTTCCTCAAATCCCTTCCTCAGTGATATCACCTCATATTTCCAGGCTTGTTCCACCTAACCATTACCTGCCTGGGAAATACCCAAGTTGAAGTCCCATAAAAGTTTCACCAACTATGGTCAGAAGATCTGTGGCTGGGGATCTCTTAAGCCCCTTTCCAGGGCGGATAATACAATCGCTGATCCCCTGCTTGTAGGTCAGAGATACTATAACCACCATAGATCAGATTATTAAGTGAGAACAAACACCCCCCAAATCCAACTTCTTACTTCTTAGACAGCATTGCACCCTAACCCAGCTGAGGTTGGTAAGAAGAAACACAGACTGCACCTTAAACAAGTTGAAGCCAAGGAAAAGTGTAGGGAACAGTTGGAACAGCCAAcagtcacatttatttttttttttttttaacttttgtcttCATTCGCTACCCCGGGAGTACCAAAAAACTTCGAGTCACCACAACTCACCACTAAGAGGAACAAAAGAGTGGGTCCTTTCAAGACCCAGATCCTCCAGTCCACCCATGAGCATTCCCAGAAGCTCCCATAAATGATACCAGGCCCTGCTTCCACTTCTCCAACTAGTCTTCTAGATTAGAAAAGCTTTCCTCCTTTGCCTCAGTTCTCCCTCAATGAACCCAAATCCCTCTCAGCTCAATTCAGAGCACCCTAGTTATTTTCATAATAGCCACTTTCCCTGAAGAGAATGCCCCTTACCCAACTAAGATGCCTTCTCAGGCCCTTCCAACTAGACAGCTCGAAAGCCTCAGCCCCGGTTATTCTCGCGGCCCGGGCGTCTGGTTTGACCCCTCCGCACCTCCCGGCAAATGGGCTTACCTCACCCGTTGCCCCGTCCCTTtcccccagctcctccctcctcAGAGCTGCTCAATGAGGCCTGCCCCTGCCCTCACACAGCCCCGGGCCTCCCGCGCCGGCCCTCGGCCCCCGCAGGCCGCCAACACAACCCGGCCGCCTCCCGGCCTCACCAACTTCGGGCTCCCAGCCCGCCCGGCCCCCTCCTCAGCGCCCCCATTAGGCCTGCCGGGGCCCggccccctgctcccctctccaGTGGGCCGCCCTGACCCCTCGCTGAGGTCCAGACCCGCCTCTGCTCTCAGGCCAGTCCGCTCTCCTCTCCTGGGCGCCTCCGCCCCTGCCCTTGTGGGCTCCATCAGCCCGGTACCTGGGGCTCCGTCTCCCCCGTCGGGCCCAAGCCTGTGTCGAACAGACAAACAGCTGCAGCTCAACCaaacctcctgcccctcctcctcctcctcctcctcctcctcctcgccttGGGGTGGGGGCCCCAGCCAATAGCACGATTACCCGCCTACCACCAAGGGTGGGCGATGTATGCACTAATCCGCCAATCCTCTGGAGAAAGGCGGGCCTCTTCCGGCGCCGTCACCAACGGGTACCAGCGAGGGACTGGACAGGCGGGGCTCCGGACCAATATAGAGAGGGAAACCTCGAAGATGGACGAAGTGAGGAGCCAGTAAAGAGCTAGCTTTCTGAGACAGGGGGCGGTGCACTGCTGACAGGCGTACATATCAACCAATAACATCTCGACGCCCTCATGACCCCGCCTTCTGACTCATAAACATCTAATCAGGTGAGTGATGGAGGCGGGTCCAAGTGAAGATTTAACCAGTACTGGGAAAATTCGGAACTTGAATGGCAGGCAAGGCGGGTTGAAAGTAGCCTTAGGAAGGCCGCTACTGACCTTCGCCCCTCCCCCCGAATTTGGCGGGGGCTGACTCTGGCTCCCCGCCCTTTATGACAAATTGGCGGCGTAAAGAGAAATATCTCACCTAAGGACCCGGAGTCCGGGAATTAAAATATAGCTCACGTCGGTGCGTCCTCCTTTTTGTGGGACCCCAGAAGACAGGAATTTTGCGGGTGGCTTGTGCCGGCGGTCTGAGATGTTTTTTGGTGGGGTTGAGACAGTGGCAACTCCCAACAAGTGGTAGCTTGGGGGGACGTTAGCCCCCTTAATGATTTTTCATACAGACGATTTATATATTCTGAACTATATGTAAATGTGATTAAAGTATCTTTAGAAAACTGTGATAcgcaacaaaaaggaaaaacgaCGAGCTTACTGGGAAATGCAGTGTCAAGGCGAATTCCCACGGAGCCCACTTCCAACCACATGCTGCTCCTAAGTCCCTCCTAAACCTCAAATCCAGGAACTGCCGccctgtgtgtacatgtgtgtggtaGGGGATGATTCAGGTTCGTGGGGAAAATGAAGTAGGCTTCCATTAACCTGGCCTTAAAATGGGGCAGTAATTCCCATTTTGTCCACCCTGGGCACTATCCCAATTGCATAATAGAAGCTAAACTGGGGTGATGGGGTGAGGTGGATAGCCCTGCACAGAGATTAGGAAGAGGGGAGCTCTGAAACCAACTATCACATATacacattcatattctctctcacacatcattctttgtgtaaataaatACACCTAAGTAAAGGAGGAAAGAGATGAACTATAAAACTaggaacttttgtttttaatgaatcacAAACTAAATTACAAATAATGTTAATAGCATGAACACTCGAAGACaagaggtgggagaagggagacaaacatcaaaaaaagaaaaaaaatactttttttaaaacatttgcatTACAAAACCCCAAGGTGCACATGGCAACAAATCCACCCATTCCCACTTAAAAAACACTATAacctgaaatataaatataattgttcatccttcttttaaagaaaaaaattttcccaaTGCCCTCGCTCAGTCACAGCCCTAAAAAAGTGTCAGCATTTTCAAAATGATGTCTAAACCCTAACTTCCACTCCTATGGGGGTAGCCTTCAGAGGAAGATAGGACCTGGCATGTGAAGAACCAAGAGtcttaaaaggaagagaaaaattcagaCAACTTTTACTTGCCCCATAAGGCCACGGTGAAGTATAATCCCTGTCCTAGAGCCTCCCAGATACCTCTTGCCCATAGTTGGGACAGATAGAGGGACTAGGGGCAATTGTTTCTACTGCAGTCTCATCAAGACTGCAGAGACTGGGAGTCTTGAGTCTCCCAGACTGTTAGGTGAGATGAAACACTAAAATTAGGGTATAAACTGGTTGGATCTATTTTTTAACCTAATTCTTTAAAACAGGCCCctccctctgttttgttttgcttggttttCTAAAGTCCCAACTTAGGTTCTCTGCTATCAGTTGACCTTATAAACGCAGTGGCCGAGCGAGGCTTGGGGTGTCTGTCATCCCgaacacaggaaataataattttcagGGCTTTCAGAGATTGGGATGGCAAGCCCTATGTGGAGggcagtcttttcttttctttttaaataccagCCCTCCTCAGCAATGACtaagaagagggggagagggtggtggAGGGACTTAAGTGCATCTAATACTgaagtttcctttcattttcaccTATTTCTCTTCTCCACCCCTTATATCCTCAGAGTTGGCTGGCTAAGAGGGGGAGGTGTTAAGGCAGCCAGACAAGATCAGAGGGCAAATAGCCCAGGGCCAAGGCAGATCAGGCCCCCACTGGAGGAGAGGGTGAGACTGGGGTAGGACATCAGAGTCGAAGGTGGGGCACTGGCTTGGTCACATCCTGGAAGAAAGGGTGAGCCAGAGCTGCCTTTGCCGAAATCCGCTTGTTGGGGTCGTAGTGCAGCATTTGCTGGAGGGAAAGATGTATGCTGACTTCAGTGATGTGACATTGGACTAAATGGGCAGCAGGTGTTCCGAGAAATCAGGAAAGCAGAATTCCTTTTACCCAAGCAGGGTTCCCAATTCCCTCTTCCCAAATCTGAATGGGTGTGCcaacagggagagagaagcagggactAAGGAAATGCCAAGACCCAGAGTCCAGGGTCTCATCCTTCCTACATCCTGGAAAAAAACCTGCCCTGGGGGAGTAAATGAGAGGAAATGGGTGCCCACTCCCAACTCTCACCGACAGCAAGCTCCGTCCATCTTCATCCAAGGGAGGAACAACTTTGCTAAAATCTTGCCGGGCCCACTTGGGGAAACTCGGCTTATAATCAGGCATAGAAGTAACTCCTGGCCAAACCACTTCATCTGGGGTCCCCAGAGTCCGGAAGATCCGGAAGAGTTGGTCGATTTCGGAATCTCCAGGAAATAGGGCTCGGCGGGTCACCTGAAAATGGGTAAAGAGAAAAGGCCAAGACCCGCACTGATGTCAGTCAAAGCTGCTCCCTGTGCACCGGAGGTTCCCACAGGCAGTGGAAGGTCAGGAGGGCCCCATGACTCCCTCCCCAGGGCCTTTCATGGGGTCAgtcacacagagcctgagacaatGAAGTCCCTTCATCTGTCTCCTcgccccctccttccttcccccaaccATGCCTTTGCAGATCCCCAaggctgggtggggctgggagggggtgaATGTCTGGGGTGCCACTGACATGTAGCAAAGGGATCCCAAGCCACTCACGGGGTGTGGGGTAGACACTGCGGTCATCCCCCCTCCTTGTGATGCAGCCACTTCTAGATAGGAGCACAGCGGGCAGAGACtgtgtcttccatttcttctgtgtTCCCCACAGCACCTAGCATGGTGCTGGGTACACACtaggtgcttaacaaatattttttgatgaattGAGAGAGGAATATGGGCAATTGTAAGGTAATGTACTGGGGGATAAATGCACATTTTATATATAGGTTAATGGTCTCCAAGCCCCCAGTTACAACCCAGATAAAGGACCATAAAACAAATTGCTGATTTGATTTGAAAACTCAGCCCACTCCACTGTTACATTAAAGATAATGAGAGCTCCCAGAAAAGTCTGGGCC
It encodes the following:
- the CDK2 gene encoding cyclin-dependent kinase 2 isoform X4, yielding MDASALTGIPLPLIKSYLFQLLQGLAFCHSHRVLHRDLKPQNLLINAEGAIKLADFGLARAFGVPVRTYTHEVVTLWYRAPEILLGCKYYSTAVDIWSLGCIFAEMHLVCTQHHARCCGEHRRNGRHSLCPLCSYLEVAASQGGGMTAVSTPHPVTRRALFPGDSEIDQLFRIFRTLGTPDEVVWPGVTSMPDYKPSFPKWARQDFSKVVPPLDEDGRSLLSQMLHYDPNKRISAKAALAHPFFQDVTKPVPHLRL